A single Numenius arquata chromosome 1, bNumArq3.hap1.1, whole genome shotgun sequence DNA region contains:
- the PLEKHB1 gene encoding pleckstrin homology domain-containing family B member 1, which translates to MGGGGGPWPGPENPPAAMALVKSGWLWRQSSILRRWKRNWFVLYLDGSLVYYHDETQRDMDGRIHIKYSCRDVRTGRECRDVQPPEGKSRDCLLTVVLRDGSKTTLCAESEDDAVAWKMAVLEAKSTPVHVYDPYDDDYYQTVPLDSHQTAYISSGHYGHQYGAPGVTHVIVREDPYRVSGDQMALGLLAGAATGAALGSFMWMPCWF; encoded by the exons gggggggggccgtgGCCAG GTCCAGAAAACCCTCCCGCAGCCATGGCGCTGGTGAAGAGCGGTTGGCTTTGGCGACAGA GCTCCATCCTGCGCCGCTGGAAGAGAAACTGGTTCGTCCTCTACCTGGACGGCAGCTTGGTTTACTATCACGACGAGACGCAGCGCGACATGGACGGCCGGATCCACATCAAATACAGCTGCCGGGATGTCAGGACCGGCCGCGAGTGCAGAG ACGTGCAGCCTCCCGAGGGGAAGAGCCGGGACTGCCTGCTGACCGTCGTGCTGCGGGACGGCTCCAAGACCACGCTGTGCGCCGAGAGCGAGGACGACGCCGT CGCTTGGAAGATGGCCGTGCTGGAGGCTAAATCCACCCCG GTGCACGTCTACGACCCCTACGACGACGACTACTACCAGACGGTGCCCCTGGACTCCCACCAGACCGCCTACATCAGCTCCGGCCACTACGGCCACCAGTACGGAG CTCCCGGGGTGACCCACGTCATCGTGCGCGAGGATCCCTACCGGGTCTCCGGGGACCAGATGGCCTTGGGGCTGCTGGCGGGGGCCGCCACCGGCGCCGCCCTGGGCTCCTTCATGTGGATGCCGTGCTGGTTTTAG